The nucleotide window ACCTTTGTTTTTAGCACTTAAAGACTATATTTTAAATTACAGCCATAGTCTCCAACCAATCAGGACGTCTCCCCCGGATCACCCTACCGTAGGCGATCTGAACCGTTCGATCATCCCTGATCTAACGGCAGACTTGACCCCCCACCGTCTCACCTAACTAGCCCTAACACAACCCGCACCACTCGTCCTCTCGCCCCCCTACGCACCCACAGCCaccgccccctccctccctcgccctctcctccttccctcctcACGGCCACCTCCACCACGCCACAAACCCCGGCGATGGCCTCGTGTTGATCCCATCCTCCCCCGGTCCCGTCCCCAGCCCCGCCCGGATCCACCGTGCTTGTCCACAACTGCCGCCCCCACCCCGCCGTCGATCTCGCCCACGGCGGCCGCCACCACCCCGCCGTCATCCTCgcccacggcggccgcaccaccCCGCCGTTGACCTCTCCTTGATCCGCAACCAATCAAACCGCGACCAATACCCCACCCCACCCTTCCTCCCTCTCACTCGCATAGGTGCAGGCGCAGCGCACAACGCCCAATCCAAGGCGGCGTCGTCCTCGTGCGAGCTTGCAGTGGCCATGACGACGCAGgcgctcgcgccgccgccgccggagccgcacACGGCGGGGCGGTGGGCGGGCACGCTGCTGGCCGCCGCCGTCTACGCGCCGCGGGTCTACTACGTGCAAGGCTTCTACGTCGTCTCCTACGGCCTCAGCATCTACCGCCTCAACCTCCTCATCGGCTTCCTCTCTCCCATGGTCGACCCGGAGCTCGAGGCGCTCGACCAGGCCGGCCCCGCGCTCCCCACCTGCGGCAACAACGAGTTCAAGCCCTTCATCCGCCGCCTCCCCGAGTTCAAGTTCTGGTATATCCATCTCTTCTGCTGCCCCCTTCTTCTGATTTGATTGCGTGAAATTGATGCCAAATTCGAGATCAGATGCAATACCCTTCTCGAGACCCAGATTTGATCGAATAGCTCGCTTCTTTTTCCGGCAGTTTCGCAAGATTCGCCTACCAGCAAGTGGGCTCACCAACAACCCATTTGTAAATAGGTGGATAGCTGGAACATTTATACAGCCTTGCTAATTCATGTGCCTTGCCAGCTACTACGTTAGATGTGATACACCCATTTTGTTGACCTGCTTGAGCATTTTCCATTCATAGTTGGAGCCACTTGCTGACAAAGTTTTCTAGTGCAATTGCTTAGGATTGCATAGTGCGGGATTCTCCAGGTGAACTATTGCATTTGTGTGCAATTGGAGTTTTGTGGTGCTCTGACTTTAAGAGGTTGTGTATTCTGGAAAGGATATGTTGCATTTTCTAGGCCATTCCATCTTGCTAACTGCTTTTACTTCCCTATGAAGAGCTGTTAGCTTTCCATTTTGTAAAATAACTCCTTGTTAAGCCATTTGTTGTTCTGTCTGTGGTAGTCTCGGTGTTGTATGCATGGTTCAGAAGTTCAGATGGGATTCTACAATCAATATCTTTCCAGTTTGCAAGTACTATATGTTAACTGCCTCTGCCGCATTGCTTTTCAAGTCATTGTGGTGTTCTTTTAGTGGTATTTAGTCTGCTGTTATATGGTAACATTTTGATCCTTCAATCTGCTCTCTAGGACTTAAAAATTCATTTGGTGCCTAATTGGTAGGCTTCCTCTGTTTCCTTGCTGCAGGTATTTACCAGGGTGGTGCGTGGAAGGTCAGGGTTGAACTTACAGAAGCTTACCCTTACAAATTGATATATCAGAACTAGTTTACTAGTCTTGACTTTGAGGATTTTTACTAACTGAAGCACCACATTTTTGCTGTTGTCCTGCTGTTGCTGCAGACCTTGTGAATATCTTTGAGGTGTTCCTGCCTCAGCTTCTCCTGTACCCTAACCCCTCGGACCCGTGACTCCTACATGCTCCTTTTATGGCATGCCACGAGGTCCAGGCCCCTGGTATTTCTTTTTTTCCATGCACGCGCCGGCATGTCTGCCTGCCTGCCTGTGCCATGCCACGCCATTGCTGTAGCACCACTGCTCTGTTCTACCAGCATTAATAATAAGTGTGTCTAAGTGTGTCCTGCTGAACGTGACAGTAGCTACCACTGTCAGTGCACCTGTGCTTGCCATTTTGTGTGTTACTCATCTGTCCCATAAGTTTGCATTACTCTGCATAGAGCTTGCTTCAAAACATTGCATTGTCCGAGTGAGTTGCATTGTCTTCCAAATCCTGGTAATTATGCCTAATAACATGTTCACTCACTCACTTGCCTCTAAAATAAGCTCCCACTCCTTTTCTGAATTGAATCAGGTCTCTGAAATTTAAGCTTATAGAACCTACAGTGTCAATCAGGTCTCTGAAATTTAAGCTTATAGAACCTTGATATTTCTGGACTCAAATGTAAAACCTGCTTGATCCTAACTGTCATTGCCATGCACTACAGACATGTATTTCTCTTGGATTTATGTCTACAGAAGCTGCATGTAGAATTCTGGTCTCTTACCTTTTTCATAGAAAGTAAAGGGGAAAAGGTTAATTTTATCTATTAACATGGCCATACCAGAAGGTTAATTTTTTTGAAATAGATATCAAGGGTAATTTGAGTTATtcatcatctccaaaagctaaaCTGCTGTAGTTCTGCTGACCAACCTGCGTGTTTAACTTCAGGTGTGAGGAGGAGCCTGTGGCTGAGACTGCATCAGCACAGATGCTGC belongs to Triticum urartu cultivar G1812 chromosome 7, Tu2.1, whole genome shotgun sequence and includes:
- the LOC125525698 gene encoding protein RER1A-like isoform X2, with the translated sequence MTTQALAPPPPEPHTAGRWAGTLLAAAVYAPRVYYVQGFYVVSYGLSIYRLNLLIGFLSPMVDPELEALDQAGPALPTCGNNEFKPFIRRLPEFKFWYLPGWCVEGVRRSLWLRLHQHRCCNPSRRVPRPLLRTMQQ
- the LOC125525698 gene encoding protein RER1A-like isoform X4; translation: MTTQALAPPPPEPHTAGRWAGTLLAAAVYAPRVYYVQGFYVVSYGLSIYRLNLLIGFLSPMVDPELEALDQAGPALPTCGNNEFKPFIRRLPEFKFWCEEEPVAETASAQMLQPITMLIRTKKSEEA
- the LOC125525698 gene encoding protein RER1A-like isoform X5: MTTQALAPPPPEPHTAGRWAGTLLAAAVYAPRVYYVQGFYVVSYGLSIYRLNLLIGFLSPMVDPELEALDQAGPALPTCGNNEFKPFIRRLPEFKFWYLPGWCVEGVRRSLWLRLHQHRCCNPSRC
- the LOC125525698 gene encoding protein RER1A-like isoform X3; this encodes MTTQALAPPPPEPHTAGRWAGTLLAAAVYAPRVYYVQGFYVVSYGLSIYRLNLLIGFLSPMVDPELEALDQAGPALPTCGNNEFKPFIRRLPEFKFWYLPGWCVEDLVNIFEVFLPQLLLYPNPSDP
- the LOC125525698 gene encoding protein RER1A-like isoform X1 — protein: MTTQALAPPPPEPHTAGRWAGTLLAAAVYAPRVYYVQGFYVVSYGLSIYRLNLLIGFLSPMVDPELEALDQAGPALPTCGNNEFKPFIRRLPEFKFWCEEEPVAETASAQMLQPITASSSASVTDDAAVTQDTIHASLPLLHFLSLF